A single region of the Pseudorhodoplanes sp. genome encodes:
- a CDS encoding efflux RND transporter periplasmic adaptor subunit → MIDSKIRRRFLLGIVAVIALAGVIGTVISSSGNGAANGQPAAAAPAALPVSVSVVEQRDVAIWDEFSGRLEAIDRVDIRSRVAGAVQAVHFREGALVKQNDLLITIDPAPYEAEVARAEAQVAAAQARVLLTKNEMERGQQLSDSRTISQRDLDQRLNAHREAEANLRAAQAALQAAKLNLDYTQVRAPVSGRVGKLEITVGNLVAAGPGAPVLTSLVSVNPIYASFNVDEQILARALQSLGESGRSYDQIERIPVEMTTVTSNGTVFKGKMQLIDNQFDIRTGTVRVRAVFDNADGRLIAGQFARLRMGQAKSEPALAVSERAIGTDQDKKYVLVVDAENKATYREVTLGPAAEGLRVVTQGLKAGERIVVNGLQRVRPGAVVEPQLVSMDVRSASN, encoded by the coding sequence ATGATCGATTCAAAGATCCGCCGCCGGTTTCTGCTCGGCATTGTCGCTGTCATCGCGCTCGCCGGCGTGATCGGCACCGTGATTTCCTCCTCAGGCAACGGTGCAGCAAACGGCCAGCCCGCCGCGGCGGCGCCCGCGGCGCTTCCGGTGTCGGTGTCCGTCGTGGAACAGCGCGATGTCGCGATCTGGGATGAGTTTTCCGGCCGCCTGGAAGCGATTGACCGCGTCGACATTCGCTCGCGCGTCGCCGGCGCCGTGCAGGCGGTGCATTTCCGCGAAGGCGCGCTGGTGAAGCAGAATGACCTGCTGATCACCATTGATCCGGCGCCGTATGAGGCCGAGGTCGCGCGCGCGGAAGCGCAAGTTGCCGCGGCGCAAGCCCGCGTTCTGCTGACCAAGAATGAAATGGAGCGCGGTCAGCAACTCTCCGATTCGCGCACGATCTCGCAGCGCGATCTCGATCAGCGTCTGAATGCGCATCGCGAAGCGGAAGCCAATCTGCGAGCCGCGCAAGCGGCGCTGCAGGCGGCGAAGCTCAATCTGGACTATACACAGGTGCGCGCACCCGTGTCCGGCCGCGTCGGCAAGCTGGAGATCACAGTTGGAAATCTCGTGGCGGCCGGGCCCGGCGCGCCGGTGCTCACCAGCCTTGTGTCGGTCAATCCGATCTATGCGAGCTTCAATGTCGACGAGCAGATTCTGGCGCGCGCCCTGCAATCTCTCGGCGAGAGCGGACGGAGCTATGACCAGATCGAGCGCATTCCCGTCGAGATGACCACGGTGACCAGCAACGGCACCGTGTTCAAAGGCAAGATGCAGTTGATCGACAACCAGTTCGACATTCGCACTGGCACCGTGCGCGTGCGCGCGGTCTTCGACAATGCGGACGGACGGCTGATTGCGGGACAATTTGCCCGGCTGCGCATGGGCCAAGCCAAATCCGAGCCGGCGCTTGCGGTCAGCGAACGCGCCATCGGCACCGATCAGGACAAGAAATATGTGCTCGTCGTCGACGCAGAGAACAAGGCCACCTATCGCGAGGTGACGCTCGGCCCCGCTGCCGAAGGGCTCCGGGTCGTGACGCAAGGTTTGAAAGCCGGCGAGCGAATCGTCGTGAACGGGTTGCAGCGCGTGCGACCCGGTGCGGTCGTGGAGCCGCAGCTTGTGTCCATGGATGTCCGGTCCGCGTCCAACTGA
- a CDS encoding alpha/beta hydrolase: MTWTDETVPGPAGAPIGVRVYRATDKNRTTPVVVHLHGGAFVAGSLESGRTVSTLLAEAGAVVVSVDYPLAPQHRFPQALDVAFEVLSHIGRGCAGWAGKKAPLYVAGEEAGGNLAAALALMARDQCAPLLAGQILLSPMLDPCLATCSMREAKAGPAGCQWADGWHQYLGSAAKAAHPYASPIGSSRLARVAPALLVTAEDDLLRDETLNYARRLQESGVSVRAYLLSAPTGWPCALHYGADQGAPWRDSLRERFAEFFADTLTCPSATSFQDHVQA; encoded by the coding sequence GTGACCTGGACCGACGAAACGGTTCCGGGCCCGGCCGGCGCGCCGATCGGTGTGCGGGTCTATCGCGCGACCGACAAGAATCGCACGACGCCCGTGGTCGTACATCTGCACGGCGGCGCCTTTGTCGCCGGATCGCTGGAGTCGGGACGGACTGTGTCGACGCTGCTTGCCGAAGCCGGCGCCGTAGTCGTCTCCGTCGATTATCCGCTGGCGCCGCAGCATCGCTTTCCGCAGGCGCTCGACGTGGCCTTCGAAGTGCTGAGCCATATCGGCCGCGGCTGCGCCGGCTGGGCTGGCAAGAAGGCGCCGCTCTATGTGGCCGGCGAGGAAGCCGGCGGCAATCTCGCCGCGGCCTTGGCGCTGATGGCGCGCGACCAGTGCGCCCCGCTGCTGGCGGGACAGATCCTTCTTTCGCCGATGCTCGATCCCTGCCTCGCGACCTGTTCGATGCGAGAAGCCAAGGCGGGTCCGGCCGGGTGCCAATGGGCGGATGGCTGGCATCAATATCTCGGCTCAGCGGCGAAGGCCGCGCATCCTTACGCGTCGCCGATCGGATCCTCGCGCCTTGCCCGCGTCGCGCCCGCGTTGCTGGTGACCGCGGAAGACGATCTCCTGCGCGACGAGACCCTGAATTACGCGCGGCGACTTCAGGAATCGGGTGTCTCCGTGCGCGCGTATCTTTTATCCGCACCGACCGGCTGGCCTTGCGCGCTTCACTACGGCGCCGATCAGGGCGCGCCGTGGCGCGACAGCCTGCGCGAGCGCTTCGCCGAATTTTTCGCAGACACGCTGACATGTCCGTCGGCGACTTCTTTTCAAGATCACGTTCAGGCCTGA
- a CDS encoding LysR family transcriptional regulator, which translates to MPASNRNQQARYDQLGAMRAFARVVEAGTFTRASDSLDMPKATLTKLIQTLESHLRTRLLNRTTRRVTVTPDGAAYYERVVQLLADLDELDSSMALSQGSPKGRLRIDISGSLALLVVIPALPDFHARYPDIQVDVGVTDRPVNLIAENVDCVVRGGEITDQTLIARRIAELSFITCAAPSYLARHGEPQHPSDLDKDHHHVVGYFSAETGRHWPFTFSRNGETLEIHGRYIAAFNEGSAYVAAAIAGLGVIQAPAFMIQRHLDDGALHPVLTQWTNEVMPLHIVYPPNRHLSTKLRVFVDWVAEVFAKSLARR; encoded by the coding sequence ATGCCCGCCTCCAACCGCAATCAGCAAGCCCGGTATGATCAGCTCGGGGCCATGCGCGCCTTCGCCCGAGTGGTGGAGGCTGGCACCTTCACCCGCGCCTCCGACTCGCTGGATATGCCGAAGGCGACCCTCACCAAACTGATCCAGACACTGGAAAGCCACCTGCGGACACGACTGCTGAACCGGACCACCCGCCGGGTCACCGTCACGCCGGACGGGGCCGCCTATTACGAGCGCGTCGTCCAGTTGCTGGCCGATCTCGACGAACTCGACAGCAGCATGGCCCTGTCGCAGGGGAGCCCGAAAGGTCGCCTGCGCATCGACATCAGCGGTTCGCTCGCGCTCCTGGTCGTCATTCCGGCGCTGCCGGATTTCCACGCGCGCTATCCCGATATCCAGGTCGACGTGGGCGTCACCGACCGGCCGGTGAATCTGATCGCCGAAAATGTCGATTGCGTCGTGCGCGGCGGCGAGATCACGGACCAGACGCTGATCGCGCGGCGCATCGCCGAGCTCTCATTCATCACCTGCGCCGCGCCGTCCTATCTTGCGCGCCACGGCGAGCCGCAGCATCCGTCCGATCTCGACAAGGATCATCATCACGTCGTCGGCTATTTCAGCGCCGAGACCGGGCGGCACTGGCCCTTCACGTTCAGCCGCAACGGCGAGACGCTCGAAATCCACGGCCGTTACATCGCGGCATTCAATGAGGGCAGCGCCTACGTCGCCGCTGCCATTGCCGGCCTCGGCGTGATCCAGGCGCCAGCTTTCATGATTCAACGGCATCTGGACGATGGCGCGCTGCACCCGGTGCTGACGCAATGGACGAACGAAGTGATGCCGCTGCACATCGTCTATCCGCCGAACCGGCATCTGAGCACGAAGCTCAGGGTCTTTGTCGACTGGGTCGCGGAAGTCTTCGCAAAAAGCCTGGCGCGGCGTTAG
- a CDS encoding thiamine pyrophosphate-binding protein has translation MLGHNRIKMTGAQVLADMLKGYGVTHVFMVPAVLRRTFAEMEKRTDIARIHTHGEKSAAYMADGYARASGKPGICMAQVIGALNLAAGLRDAYLAHAPVVAMTGGRDPATKFRKVYQEIDDVPAFEPVTKFNATVDDVARFPDMLRQAFRVAVSGTPGPVHLQFRGNEGQVDAEEAEMEPLVEELFARVPPFRPAPDEASLRKALDLLQAAERPVIVAGGGVRASQAGRELVALAEALQIPVATSLNGKDSIPGAHPLSVGVVGSYSRESANRVVSRADLVCFVGTETGGMTTHFWAVPKIGTPAIQIDINAEALGRNYPLQAAINGDCKVTLERMLALADRGSAAHRKAWIAETKEICREWYAKYKDVLASDAVPIRPERLVSELTQHMPDDAIVMVDTGHAGMWMGGMYDLRKPSQSYIRSCGHLGWAFSAGLGAKCAVPERPVVVFTGDAGFWYHIAEIETAVRWKINSVTVVNNNGGGNQSKRGFDRAYGGEQTERARELWTYRPTNFARIAEDMGAVGIRVERPNEFAPALQRAVTMDRPVVIDVVTDIEVLAPPPVSPG, from the coding sequence ATGCTCGGACACAATCGCATCAAGATGACCGGCGCGCAGGTGCTCGCCGACATGCTGAAGGGCTATGGCGTCACCCATGTCTTCATGGTGCCGGCCGTGCTCAGGCGCACCTTTGCCGAAATGGAGAAGCGCACGGATATTGCGCGCATCCACACGCACGGGGAAAAGTCAGCGGCCTATATGGCGGACGGCTATGCGCGCGCCTCTGGCAAGCCCGGCATCTGCATGGCGCAGGTGATCGGCGCGCTCAATCTCGCCGCCGGCTTGCGCGACGCCTATCTCGCGCATGCGCCGGTGGTCGCGATGACCGGCGGACGCGATCCGGCAACGAAATTCCGCAAGGTGTATCAGGAGATCGACGATGTGCCGGCTTTCGAGCCGGTGACCAAGTTCAACGCCACCGTCGATGATGTTGCGCGCTTTCCCGACATGCTGCGCCAGGCCTTTCGCGTCGCGGTATCAGGCACGCCTGGGCCTGTGCATCTGCAATTCCGCGGCAATGAGGGACAGGTCGACGCCGAGGAAGCGGAGATGGAGCCGCTGGTCGAGGAATTGTTCGCCCGCGTGCCGCCGTTCCGGCCGGCACCGGATGAGGCGAGCCTGCGCAAGGCGCTTGATCTGCTGCAGGCTGCAGAGCGGCCGGTGATTGTCGCCGGCGGGGGCGTGCGCGCCTCGCAGGCCGGGCGTGAATTGGTGGCGCTTGCGGAGGCCCTGCAAATTCCAGTTGCCACTTCGCTCAACGGCAAGGATTCCATCCCGGGCGCGCATCCGCTGTCGGTCGGCGTCGTCGGCAGCTATTCACGCGAGAGCGCCAACCGTGTGGTCAGCCGCGCCGATCTCGTCTGCTTTGTCGGAACCGAAACCGGCGGCATGACCACGCATTTCTGGGCGGTGCCGAAGATCGGCACGCCGGCAATCCAAATCGATATCAATGCCGAGGCGCTCGGCCGCAATTATCCGCTGCAGGCCGCGATCAACGGCGACTGCAAGGTCACGCTGGAGCGCATGCTGGCGCTCGCCGATCGCGGCAGCGCCGCGCATCGCAAAGCCTGGATTGCAGAGACGAAGGAGATTTGCCGCGAATGGTACGCGAAGTACAAGGATGTGCTTGCGTCCGACGCGGTGCCGATCCGGCCCGAGCGACTGGTCAGCGAACTGACGCAACACATGCCGGACGACGCCATCGTCATGGTCGATACCGGACATGCCGGCATGTGGATGGGCGGCATGTATGATCTGCGCAAGCCCTCGCAGAGCTACATCCGCAGTTGCGGACATCTCGGTTGGGCGTTTTCCGCCGGGCTCGGCGCCAAATGTGCAGTGCCGGAGCGGCCGGTGGTGGTGTTCACCGGCGACGCCGGCTTCTGGTATCACATCGCCGAGATCGAGACGGCGGTGCGCTGGAAGATCAATTCGGTCACCGTGGTCAACAACAATGGCGGCGGCAATCAGTCGAAGCGCGGCTTCGACCGCGCTTATGGCGGGGAGCAGACCGAGCGCGCGCGCGAATTGTGGACCTATCGGCCAACCAATTTCGCGCGCATTGCGGAAGACATGGGCGCGGTCGGCATTCGCGTGGAACGTCCCAACGAATTCGCGCCGGCGCTGCAGCGGGCGGTGACGATGGATCGTCCGGTGGTCATCGACGTGGTTACCGACATTGAGGTGCTGGCGCCGCCGCCGGTCAGCCCGGGCTGA
- a CDS encoding cyclase family protein, with the protein MTARKLTRKDLSEAAEKYKNWGKWGANDEIGTLNYTSPDDIIAAAQLVRKGKVISLALNFDHTGPQGAKSKYPSMGRTNPIHTMLRTGTDAYSGVLDKRGIRAADDMVTMPLQCGTQWDGLGHVFYENYMWNGYDCREVTSAGAQKCGIEKTKNKMVGRGVLLDVARYKGVESLDDGYGITNDDLYETAKKHGVTLKRGDYIIVRTGMMERCQKAGSWDGYPGGDAPGFAFETLDFVQKTELAALASDTWGCEVRPNQSEEGITQPWHWITIPIMGMTMGEIFNLKELADDCAADKVYEFMFVAPALPITGAVGSPTNPLAIK; encoded by the coding sequence ATGACCGCTCGCAAGCTGACGCGCAAGGATTTGAGCGAGGCCGCCGAGAAATACAAGAACTGGGGCAAGTGGGGCGCCAACGATGAAATCGGCACGCTCAATTACACAAGCCCGGACGATATCATTGCCGCCGCCCAGCTCGTGCGCAAAGGCAAGGTCATCTCGCTCGCCTTGAATTTCGATCACACCGGGCCGCAGGGCGCCAAGAGCAAATATCCGAGCATGGGACGCACCAACCCGATCCACACCATGCTGCGCACCGGCACCGATGCCTATTCCGGCGTACTCGACAAGCGCGGCATCCGCGCCGCCGACGACATGGTGACCATGCCCCTGCAATGCGGCACGCAATGGGACGGGCTCGGTCACGTCTTTTATGAGAACTATATGTGGAACGGCTACGACTGCCGCGAAGTGACGTCGGCCGGCGCGCAGAAATGCGGCATCGAGAAAACGAAGAACAAGATGGTCGGTCGCGGCGTGCTGCTCGATGTCGCGCGCTACAAGGGTGTGGAGTCGCTCGACGACGGTTACGGCATCACCAACGACGATCTCTATGAGACGGCGAAGAAGCACGGCGTTACGCTCAAGCGCGGCGACTATATCATCGTGCGCACCGGCATGATGGAGCGCTGCCAGAAGGCGGGAAGCTGGGACGGCTATCCCGGCGGCGACGCGCCGGGCTTCGCGTTTGAGACGCTCGATTTCGTGCAGAAGACCGAACTTGCGGCGCTCGCCAGCGACACCTGGGGCTGCGAGGTGCGTCCGAACCAGAGCGAAGAGGGCATCACCCAGCCCTGGCACTGGATCACGATTCCGATCATGGGCATGACCATGGGTGAGATATTCAATCTCAAGGAGCTCGCCGACGATTGCGCGGCGGACAAGGTCTACGAATTCATGTTCGTGGCGCCGGCGCTGCCGATCACCGGCGCCGTGGGTTCGCCGACCAATCCGCTGGCGATCAAGTAA
- a CDS encoding TetR/AcrR family transcriptional regulator: MTPKAAAGPRRRGAKCGGSRTGLQIARVGRPRKQEAGDAAPSARERILEVAERLFAEHGMSGVGLRAITAEAKVNLASIAYHFGSKEGLLEALFAQRAAPIAEERLRLLARCYEKSATPTLEQILDAFLRPALVQGVQPQFGGPAFVKLRARLATEPETLSRKILSKAFDKSSKAFIEAIAKALPGVPRADVEWRFHFMLGAMFYTMANSGRIQALTSGRIDPGNVKRALQHMIPFLVAGFRSTPLHQPE; this comes from the coding sequence GTGACGCCGAAAGCCGCGGCTGGGCCGCGGCGGCGGGGCGCCAAGTGCGGCGGAAGCCGCACCGGGCTGCAAATTGCGCGGGTTGGTCGGCCGCGCAAACAGGAGGCGGGGGACGCCGCGCCCTCGGCACGCGAGCGCATCCTCGAAGTCGCCGAACGCCTGTTCGCCGAACACGGCATGTCGGGCGTCGGCCTGCGCGCCATCACTGCGGAAGCCAAGGTCAATCTCGCCTCCATCGCCTATCATTTCGGCTCGAAGGAAGGGTTGCTGGAGGCGCTGTTCGCGCAGCGCGCCGCGCCGATTGCGGAGGAGCGGCTGCGGCTATTGGCGCGCTGCTATGAAAAGAGCGCGACGCCGACGCTGGAACAAATTCTCGACGCCTTCCTGCGGCCGGCTTTGGTGCAGGGCGTGCAACCGCAATTCGGCGGACCGGCTTTCGTCAAGCTGCGCGCGCGTCTCGCCACAGAGCCGGAAACGCTGTCACGCAAAATCCTTTCGAAGGCCTTCGACAAGTCGAGCAAGGCCTTCATCGAGGCCATCGCCAAGGCCTTGCCGGGCGTGCCGCGCGCCGATGTCGAATGGCGCTTTCATTTCATGCTGGGTGCGATGTTCTACACCATGGCGAATTCCGGCCGCATCCAGGCGCTGACCAGTGGGCGCATCGACCCGGGCAACGTCAAGCGCGCGCTCCAGCACATGATCCCGTTCCTGGTCGCGGGCTTTCGCTCCACGCCGTTACATCAACCTGAATGA
- a CDS encoding 3-keto-5-aminohexanoate cleavage protein produces MAATPKKNNKTILTVAVTGNLTTVEQHPGLPCTPEQIATACLDSAKAGAAIAHIHVRHPDGRPSMEVAHYREVMQRIRDVNPDLIINLTTGPGGRFVPSKEDPRIAGPGTSILHPLKRVEHIVELKPDIATLDLNTMWSGSAAVINTPENVSIMAKEIQAAGSKPELEVFDSGDIQLANALLDQGVLKGPALFQIVMGVRYGFVATSQTLVYAHSLLPKDATWAAFAIGRWEFPMLTQAWCLGGHVRVGFEDNIYISRGVLAPSNAALCEKAARLIDDLGGELATAKEAREILKLAA; encoded by the coding sequence ATGGCCGCGACACCCAAGAAAAACAACAAGACCATCCTGACCGTCGCGGTGACCGGCAATCTCACCACCGTCGAGCAGCATCCGGGCCTGCCCTGCACGCCGGAACAGATCGCAACGGCCTGCCTCGATTCCGCAAAAGCCGGCGCTGCGATCGCGCACATCCATGTGCGCCATCCTGACGGCCGGCCGAGCATGGAAGTGGCGCATTACCGCGAGGTGATGCAGCGCATCCGCGACGTTAATCCCGATCTGATCATCAATCTGACCACCGGTCCCGGCGGACGCTTTGTGCCGAGCAAGGAAGACCCGAGGATCGCCGGACCCGGCACCTCGATCCTGCATCCGCTCAAGCGTGTCGAGCACATCGTCGAGCTGAAGCCCGATATCGCCACCCTCGACCTCAACACCATGTGGTCGGGATCAGCCGCCGTCATCAACACCCCGGAAAACGTGTCGATCATGGCGAAGGAAATCCAGGCCGCCGGCAGCAAGCCGGAACTGGAAGTGTTCGATTCCGGCGACATCCAGCTCGCCAATGCGCTGCTCGATCAGGGCGTGCTGAAAGGGCCGGCGCTGTTTCAGATCGTCATGGGCGTTCGCTACGGTTTCGTCGCAACATCGCAGACATTGGTCTACGCGCATTCGCTGCTGCCGAAGGACGCTACCTGGGCGGCTTTCGCGATCGGACGCTGGGAATTCCCGATGCTCACCCAGGCCTGGTGCCTGGGCGGTCATGTCCGTGTGGGATTCGAAGACAACATCTATATCAGCAGGGGCGTGCTTGCCCCGAGCAATGCGGCCCTGTGCGAAAAGGCCGCGCGGCTGATTGACGACTTGGGCGGAGAGCTCGCGACAGCCAAGGAAGCACGGGAGATCCTGAAGCTCGCGGCCTGA
- a CDS encoding tripartite tricarboxylate transporter substrate binding protein, giving the protein MTLRRHVAAFVLAAAAAFDFMPQASAQKYPDHPVKVVVPFAAAGPTDVMARVIAQKLSERLGQQFYVENKPGAGGNIGTAEVAKADPDGYTIAFVSSSFVVNPSLYTKIPFDAEKDFIPVTMAGATPNVLVVHPDVPAKSVKELVALIKANPGKYSNYANPGIGTTPQLSGELFRLALGVDLTGVPFKGAGPAIQSTVAGHTNIAFTALPPATTQIKNNQLRALAVTSKKRSSALPDVPTLDELGIKDQEAETMQGVLVPAGTPKPIVDLLQKEIAAIVALPDVKSKMQSLGFEPEGNSSAEFTAYIKAEIAKWKKVIADAKIKQI; this is encoded by the coding sequence ATGACACTTCGTCGTCATGTCGCAGCTTTCGTACTGGCCGCAGCGGCCGCTTTTGATTTCATGCCGCAGGCCAGCGCGCAGAAATATCCGGATCATCCGGTCAAGGTCGTCGTGCCCTTCGCGGCGGCCGGACCGACCGACGTGATGGCCCGCGTCATCGCGCAGAAGCTGAGCGAGCGGCTCGGCCAGCAATTCTATGTCGAGAACAAGCCCGGCGCCGGCGGCAATATCGGCACTGCGGAAGTCGCGAAGGCGGACCCTGACGGCTACACCATCGCCTTCGTGTCATCCAGCTTCGTCGTCAATCCGAGCCTTTACACCAAGATTCCATTCGATGCCGAGAAGGATTTCATCCCGGTGACGATGGCGGGCGCGACGCCGAATGTTCTGGTCGTGCATCCCGACGTGCCCGCCAAGTCCGTGAAGGAACTGGTCGCGCTGATCAAGGCCAATCCCGGCAAATATTCCAACTATGCCAATCCTGGCATCGGTACGACACCGCAATTGTCGGGCGAGTTGTTCCGTCTGGCGCTCGGCGTCGATCTCACCGGCGTGCCGTTCAAGGGCGCGGGCCCTGCGATCCAGTCGACCGTCGCCGGCCATACGAACATCGCCTTCACCGCGTTGCCGCCGGCCACGACGCAGATCAAGAATAATCAACTGCGCGCGCTGGCGGTGACGAGCAAGAAGCGGTCTTCGGCCCTGCCGGATGTACCGACGCTGGATGAACTCGGCATCAAGGACCAGGAAGCCGAAACCATGCAAGGCGTGCTGGTGCCCGCCGGTACGCCGAAGCCGATCGTCGATCTGCTGCAAAAAGAGATTGCCGCGATCGTCGCCCTGCCCGATGTCAAATCGAAGATGCAATCGCTTGGCTTCGAGCCGGAAGGCAACTCGTCCGCCGAATTCACGGCCTATATCAAGGCCGAGATCGCCAAATGGAAAAAGGTGATCGCGGACGCCAAGATCAAGCAGATCTAG
- a CDS encoding metal-sulfur cluster assembly factor: MNRTTMTSGHNSGSPAEPHPQAPALTAEPSVPIDGGFIPALREVVDPEVGVNIVDLGLVYRAEWTADGISVLMTMTSPSCPMAEMLVDDVRNALHRQFPDAAATVEICRDPPWSPARMTEAGRRQLGWSSSDAPGSFTAKHVFT, translated from the coding sequence ATGAACCGAACCACCATGACGTCTGGACATAACTCTGGCTCTCCGGCGGAGCCGCACCCCCAGGCACCGGCCCTGACCGCCGAACCATCGGTTCCGATCGACGGGGGGTTCATTCCGGCGCTGCGCGAGGTCGTCGATCCGGAAGTCGGCGTGAACATCGTGGATCTGGGACTCGTCTACCGGGCCGAGTGGACAGCCGACGGCATCAGCGTCCTCATGACCATGACATCGCCAAGCTGTCCCATGGCCGAGATGCTTGTCGACGACGTACGCAACGCGCTGCATCGACAATTCCCGGACGCCGCCGCGACCGTCGAAATCTGTCGCGATCCGCCCTGGTCTCCGGCCCGCATGACCGAGGCCGGACGCCGCCAACTCGGATGGTCGAGCAGCGACGCGCCGGGGTCTTTCACGGCAAAGCATGTTTTCACCTGA
- a CDS encoding DUF2249 domain-containing protein encodes MSDATAPSQETTIDVRVIPPFERHRLIFGTFDRLNSGDSLVIVNDHDPRPLSHQFEARHAGIFAWQYLEQGPNVWRVRISRTS; translated from the coding sequence ATGTCGGACGCAACCGCGCCGTCTCAGGAAACGACAATCGACGTCAGAGTCATTCCCCCGTTCGAGCGGCACCGTTTGATCTTTGGAACCTTCGATCGGCTCAACAGCGGCGACAGCCTTGTGATCGTCAATGATCACGATCCAAGGCCGCTCTCGCATCAGTTCGAAGCGAGACACGCCGGCATATTCGCATGGCAATACCTGGAGCAAGGCCCCAATGTCTGGCGCGTCCGCATCAGCCGCACAAGCTGA
- a CDS encoding ferritin family protein, which yields MSLLKTAPRGVVRSLEEIFAIAYAMAREAATRYAQLATRARAEGVSELADLFERLAEEKRSHESSVLQWSQQRSGKAPDLSDMRWKLPQIFDEEAAGELAVSRLASAYRVLSMAVRNEERAFALWSYIAAEAETPEIRKAAEKMALQELGHVSLLRRARRQAYHAERAAHPQDRPRSPTDRLAAAAVLERRLADQLEGLAERLVGDESLRARSLAAQSLTMADEVASVASRDDGEAVEDLDVATAAERLVEDYLDVADLSRDESIALLAQSLAKRAISRLAWLHALAATDAAALRRRS from the coding sequence ATGTCCCTTCTCAAGACGGCACCGCGCGGAGTCGTTCGCTCACTTGAGGAGATATTCGCCATCGCCTATGCGATGGCGCGAGAGGCTGCGACTCGGTACGCACAACTGGCCACGCGCGCCCGAGCCGAGGGCGTGTCCGAACTCGCGGATTTGTTCGAACGGCTCGCCGAGGAGAAACGAAGTCACGAGAGCAGCGTTCTGCAATGGTCGCAGCAGCGCAGCGGCAAGGCCCCCGATCTTTCCGACATGAGATGGAAGCTGCCGCAAATATTCGACGAGGAAGCGGCTGGCGAACTCGCCGTCTCACGGCTCGCCAGCGCATACCGCGTTCTGTCGATGGCCGTCCGCAACGAGGAGCGCGCGTTCGCGCTCTGGAGCTACATAGCCGCCGAGGCCGAGACACCCGAGATTCGCAAAGCCGCGGAAAAGATGGCGCTCCAGGAGCTCGGACATGTCTCGCTGTTGCGCCGCGCAAGGCGCCAAGCCTATCACGCAGAGCGCGCCGCTCATCCGCAGGACCGTCCGCGTTCGCCAACGGACAGGCTGGCGGCGGCTGCGGTTCTGGAACGCCGCCTCGCGGATCAGCTCGAAGGCTTGGCTGAACGGCTGGTCGGGGATGAAAGCCTTCGCGCGCGCAGTTTGGCGGCACAGTCGCTAACCATGGCGGATGAGGTCGCGAGCGTGGCGTCCCGAGACGACGGAGAAGCCGTCGAAGATCTGGATGTGGCGACTGCGGCGGAGCGTCTTGTGGAAGACTATCTCGACGTTGCCGATCTCTCGCGGGACGAGAGCATCGCCTTGCTGGCTCAATCCTTGGCAAAGCGAGCCATTTCGCGGCTCGCCTGGTTGCACGCGCTGGCGGCTACCGATGCGGCAGCGCTCCGACGCCGCTCGTGA